The nucleotide sequence ggaggaagaagggctgggGGCGATTGCGTTTGGATCTGTTTCTggcgtgcagaagaagaagaagaaggcagcgTCGGTGGGGCTGAGGCATGGGGGCGAGCGATGGCGTGGATTCTGCAACCTGGGCAGATCCTCCTTCtttcgtgaggaagaagaagatagccAGGGCGCAGTTTGGCGAGGAGGGTGCACATGATCCCGTGGGGCATGGTTTGGCGAGGAGGGTGCACGTGATCCCGCGGCCAGCTGGCGGGCGGGGCAGTTGCCTTTTTCGCTCCGACGGGCGGGGACCAGGTGGACCACGTGGGCGAGCGGGGGACTGTTTCCTCTTTCGCTCGAGGGGGGACCAGGTGGTTTCCTTTTTCGGGTGGCCGCTGGCTAGCGATCCCAGGGCGGCCGGCCGCCCACTAGACGCGTCCAAAAAAAAATCCTATCCTTCTTGACCGCCGTAAAATTTCGCTAGCCCTAgccctcctccgcctccccctCACCCCTTGCTCCCaaccgcgccgcctccgcctctgcCGCAGCGGCATATCCAGCCTTCTGCGGCGACCTCCGAGTGCCTCATACGCTCTAGATCCGTCGACCTGAACCAATTGTAAGCAGTTTCAGACTCGAGTCCTCTAGTATTTTGTCAAAGTGTTGCTAAGTCGACTGGGCTTTTAGTCGTGCCTGCTTGCATTGATTTCTTGCCTCGATGTAGCTGTCCTATTTGTTTGCCGTCCCTACTGGCATCTTGCTTTCACCTGATTTTGCTTTTTCTAAATCTTCTTATACTTTGTATATCACGATGTTTGCCATGTTTTCATGCTgattggggagggggggggggattaaATCTTTACAAAGTTTTGTAGAAAACTACGCATAGCGAAGTGTGCTGCATCCGTAGCCTGGGGGTTGCTAATCTTGTAGTGTTACCAGATTCTGTAGTTCAAGTCGAAATATATAACCCTTATGAATAGAATTAAGTTGTTtctgaaaaaaattcaaaattccaTGGGTAGACAGCAAAACTGATAACTGGTTTTATGGCTGGGGCTCTTGATGAATTAAATCTCATATGcctgtcttcttttctttttttgttaatGTACAGATTCGTGTGAGGCACTGCAGAATATAAACTAAAAAGTGGTTACCATGGCTGAGGTGAATATATTGTCATTTTCTCTCTCATTTTTCTTTGTATGTTTTGGTTTCTGTCAATTCTCTTACCGTGAAAGCTAATGTCTAGCAACCCTTTTTATGTAATAGGATGCTATTGCGCTGAATGGACTAAATGGTGACCATCATAGGCAGTTTCATAGGTCCGTGATACCGATTCTTATGTATGAAAGGGAAGGTAAAAATCCAAATAATCCAATTGCTGTTATTTCGGGCATAGTCACGGTCTCTGGTGGAGGGTTTTGCCACATAATAGCATACAAGGGGTTACTTTTCCCCAATGAGGCACACAAGTACAGATATGAAATTGTTTTTCCCAATGATATGAGGGTAGACCTTGAACACCTCGGCATGGAAAGACATGGCTTTTTGGCTGGTTTCTACTGTCGTGTTCCTGCTGGAACTGTAGATGCTGTCCACTTTGGTATTCAAACTACGAGGAACCAAAAACTTAAGATGTATGGATATCAGGTCGATGATGTATCAGGGCGATTACAAAATGATCTAACTGACGGCCGTGTGACGTAAGTTTTTTGCACAATGTAATTGAATTGTCaatgttttgtttttgtttctattcTAATATGTCTGTAAACAGTCATGTAGAGAAACAAGATCAAAAATTGGGACATGATTGTACACCTTCCATTTTTTCTCGAAGTGGATCACCTGTTTTCAATCAGCAAAGGCAACTTGTTGGTATATCTTATAAGGATATTGGTGTAACTAAGGCCTTGGATGTTGGGTATATAACTGCTACCCTTCCAAAATTTTGTGGAGGGGATAACATGGTAATGTGTTTTCTGGTATCAATATAATGTAATCTTATGATGTTTGCAATGCTTATTCTTTTTTGTTTATGTTTTGTTTAGCCTATGTCAGATGTCTTAGAACGTATTAGACTTCTTGGTGAACAAAAATTTGCTCCACCTGAGGATATGGAGCCTTCTCCTTCACCCTGAGAATCGTATGACTTGATGGTAGGCATACCACTCTCATTCCAGCATGCATAATCTCTGACGATTGCCTTATTTTGACATTGCGATGCATAATCATCATCTTGCAGGGCCGTTGTGTGAACATGAAGGAAGGCAGCCAGAGCATTGTTGTTGGTTTCTTGTGTAGCTTTAGCTTCTCCTTGACTGTTTCTAGTAGTCTACCCGTTTAAACATTGTATGTAGCATTTGGTTGGTGTTGTTTCGCTACAAGCTCCTTCACTATGTAACTATGTGTGCTGCTGTGGTCCAATCTTTGTAGTAGCAGGGCATTTGTGATCCAATCTGATATAACAGCGTCACATTTTGTTACTTGGTTGATTGTGAAGTGAGATTATCCAGTCAAGTTGAGCTGTGATCCAGTTTCTCCCTCTCCTGGTTAATTTATACTTCTGTTGTTGTTTCCTTTCCCACTTATGTGGATGTCTGAATTCTCTGTCATTCTACATACCTGGTTAGCTATAGGCTTTCCATTCTACATACCCCAGTGTAAGATTGTGCTGGTGATGCTTAGGTTTTATTGTcttaataaagaaagaaaaagactGAAAATAGACTTGAGACATGAGACACACATGTAACACTGCTCATATGTCCATCATATAATTTAGCTAGGCATGTTGAGCTGACTTGGGCAACCAGTGGTTTGGCTGTGAGCTGGTGTGACCGAATGCATAGTTCTGTCACATGTAATATCATTTTCATAGATGCTGAAGAAGTGCCGAGAATTCTTTGAGTTGCGGTTCAGATGATTTTGTTGCCAAAATGGATGTTACTCAAAACATGTTATCCACCCTGAATACAGAGCTATCTTCAGGGCATTCTCATTGAAAACGAAAACGATATCACAATAGTAGTTTTCAAATATGAAAACCGAGTTAAAATTCCAAAAATATGCTAACAGCAAATAACAGAGCATACTGGCATTAAAGAGCTTCTCCAAGTGGCATCAAACCTCGCGCAGAGAAACAGAGCCCACGCTAATCGACTGGGTGTTGCGTGAAGTTAGAAAGGTGGAAGAAAATTTTCAGGCTTGCAGTATTCTGTATTCCCCCAAAGTTAAATAGTTTGTACGAACAAGTGCTGAAAATCCATGAGCGCGGTTCAAATACTTTTATTGCTGAAATGGACGATACTCAAAAATGTTATCGAGTGGAAGTTGAAACAAGTTGAGGCGTTGATCACCGGATCCGTAACGAAAATTCCAAAAGTAAAATATTTCTGGTTCCATTCATGTGATAAGAAACACAGCGGTCACACATATAAAAGCAGCAAGCAAATAGAGTAGGTTGGACCTTGCGCGTGTTCTCAACACGAGCAAGGTAGACAGACGGCCATCATGCAGCTGACAAAGCACCCAACCAAATGAACAAGAGTTGCACCAATGTTTCTTAAGACAACTGCTGACCACTGTACCTTAAAATCACAACCACAACTGCAAGCAAACTTAGTAGTAGCAAAAAATACGACGGTCTCCCGCAAACCATCTCTTAACGGCTCCAGTTCAGCCTTAGTACAGGTCCATCACATCAAGAGGCGTACGTTCGTAAGCTAGTATTTCAGGCTTCAGATTAGTTAAGTTACAAACGCTTCATACTTGCTAGACAGGATCAGCTTGTGCTTCAACTGGATCAGCAGCTTGAGGACAAAGATAGGCGCACATGCATCGAGATACACTTCATCAGGTTAGAATTGTTGCCGCTGCCGCAGATATTTAAGTTCTTCTTCCACATCTATTCCTTCCTCAAGCTCGTGCCACTCCGGATAGCACCAAAATGGCTTGGGCACGGGCCATCTGTCCAGAGTAAAACATAAATAAGCTATAATATATATAGCAGTGTTATTGAATGTGTAGTAAATAAACAATACCTGTTTGGGCTATCATCATCGTCTCTAGCAAGAGTCCTACAAACAGGCCGAAAATAGTTTTACATACAAGAAGAAACACACGTGTGTGAGGACAAGATCAAAACCACACAACATCAGTTCACCACTTCATATATCTGAACAATAATAGGCGGAATGGTTCAACCGCAAAAGCAAGTTGGGATTTAAGAACTAGCATGAGTTCCAAATTAAAACTAACCTGAAACTAACAACCAAAACCAACCCATATTTACCATTATAATTCCAGGTTAGAGTGATGCTATGAGACATACGATACGATACTTCCATAATCACAAATGTACGCACAACCAGACATGCTCAACTGTCGGCCACAACCACAGGATGGTCTTTATTGTACCAGTGTCGTATGCTATTTATCATATGCACAGCAGTTCTATTCAAGCTTCTAATTAATGTGCTCAGTATAAGAAGATCAAAATGGTAACAAATGTCCTTTTGAGGCTACTAAACTTCCTCAAGATTGAATATTATGCACACGCAAGACACCTGCATACTGTACAAAAAATTACATAAAGATAGAAAGCATACCCTTGTGCATCAAAATTCTTCAAGACTTTTATAATTATATTCACTGGTATGTATGGAGCCTCTTCCAAGCCATAGAAGTTCATGCCAATAAAATTTCCATCAAAATCAATAAGAGGCCCTCCAATCCCAGCCTAGCACACACAAAAGTAACGAATAGGAAAAGACAGTATTTGTAAGCTATACAGATGTGGTGATGGATTTAATTACTCATTCTGATGCAACTATTTATTTCCACCACACGAAAAGACACAGCGTAACTTGGTGATTTTACAGGTGGAAATCTTAAGCTCTTTGCAACCAAGCTTACTTGGTTTGTCAATCACGATCCCACTTGTGGCCATTAAATTGCCTGATTGGTAGACGCGCCCTATAGCTACTACCTCCTTCTGAGGTTTAATTAGCATCTGGTTATCGATTTGTGTTGTCTGAGTACAGCAGAAATTCTTGATGTGGACTACGGCAATGTTATAATGTAGACTGTAATGTTGCAATGTCCCTCTGGTATGACGATTGTCTGGAAGGCACACTACAATCTGCAATTAATGATATGGTAAGACTAAACCAGTGATATCATGAATAAGTAGAAGGGGCAATTAAACAATTATTAGCAGAGTAACAACCTTAAGGTTATCAGCAACCTTGTTTTCATTGTCAGAAGTTCTAACCAAACTTGCCGAGGTCAGAACTCTTGTAGTGGACCCATTGCAGTCTATGAATATGCCTGTGCAAGCAAAACACCTTGTTTTTCCTACAAGAGTAATGATTCTGATAATTTAGTGAAGAAAATGGAAAAAGAATATTGAAAGTAAACGAGCTTATAATGAATATAATTACCACTGAATGAAGCCAATGCGACAACACTTTGAGACATATTTGAAGCAACGTTTCTTTCGAGTTTACCCCAGATATCTTCACTAAATTTCTCTTCAAAATTGTTAAGCAAACGCATGCCCACTGGCAAAACCAATAAAGATTCAGTAGTGGAGGGGAGCTGGATAGACCAGTCAGATGACAAATGTTCCAACAGAAAAGAGTAAATATCAAAAGGACATGAATGAACTCACCATTCTCCCAAACTGGGAGGGGATAACCATTGGACCTCAGCTCTTTTTTTGTAGCAACACCTGAATTTTGCAACATAGTTAAGTGATTGATGACCCCATGTATAATGATGGTCAGGAAAACTGCAAGCAATGACTCACCAAAATAAGGATAACTTGGCCGCCCAGACCATAAAGATTTCCGCTCTAATAATAATCTATCCATGAGTCCTGGTGCCACAGGGGTGAAACAATTAATGACTGTGAACAATGATCAATAATTATTATAACATTAGAAGTGACCCAACCTGGTTGACATTCTGGATCACAGAGAGTACATATGGAAGGTTTCTTATCCTTAAATTTCTCTCCCTTCCTTGAGCTGTCTACAATGGAGAAGGTTGAAGAAGGGAAATAAGCAGAATTTAGAACACTGAAAAGCAGTATGAAGGAAAGGAGTATATTCTAATATTCATATACTACACTGGAGTACTTAGAATGAACTAATTAATTAGCATATCATATGCTGTATGTTATTAGCATGATAATAGGTGCAACCATAAAACTAAGTATGTACCCAGATTCTACAAATGATTGTTGAAAATTAACATTGGTGGTGACTCTGGCGAGGAATTGCCTGGTGATGTGATGATTGCGCACAATTTAGCAATCTTAAGGTGTTTTTCTCACCTTCTGAATCAGGCTTATAAGGTCTGGGAAATCTTTCAATTTTACTACCAGGTCCTTCCTTATTTGTAGCCCTGCAGCAGAATGCAATAAACTCATCGGAATAATAGAGAAATCCACAAAAAATAAAACATGGATGATATCTATGCATGGATACCAAACAACAATACAAATTTCAATGTTTATAAGGGACAAATCAGGAAAATTGTTGACTGGGGTCAGATTGCGCTAAACAAAACAATGGGGAAATCCTAAAACCTAAATATTTATTGCGTTTGATTTTGTATAGAcaaaaatatttattaaatatgagTAGCCTAATATAGTGGAAAACTTTTCCCATGCATGTTGTGGTGAGCGACAACAAAAAACAATAAAATGGAGATAATATTATACCAAACCTACCAGGGAACCGTCACTACCTTATCATTTAAACAAGTATTAATAGCTTAAACATGGACACCAGAGTCCCAATTGAGTACAGGGCAACTGCGAGACATCATGACAATTGTAGTATGGACTGTCACAAACAACTAATTTGTTATCAAGGGAGATGTTGTCAAATGCAGATCACCTACCAGATGCAAGAATTACAAAAACATCAAAACAACGCATTTCAGAAACTGTTTGACATTCAGTGTGATTGGTAGTACCACCAAACCTCGGCTATTGATGAGCGGAATTATTCTTATGTACTTAGTTTATTCATTTTGTATGTCTACTGATGTGTGGTCAGCTTCCTGGAAATTCCAGGTTGAATAATAAACTTGCAAGAAGCGGAACAGATGGCCTGTGGTCATCCAGGCAATGTTTCAGTTAGACTAGTTGTTCGCCGTTATCCAGAATAGAATGTACTCAGTCAAGTTTATTTGCAAATCAGGCCATGTGTTAAGTGCATGGCACTAATTTCTCTGCTAAATAGTTCTCATTCGCTCGGTATTACAGTAATTGAGCATGTTAGACTCCTGACTACATACCAAGCTGTGATCATCCTTTAACTCTTCTTAGCCTTGTACAACGTATGCAGTAACTTAAACAATGTGATTTCATATTCTATGTAAAATGCCTGCGCATTCTTTTAGAATGCATGAATTGTTAACACAATGTTTTGTCAACAAATTTTCCAACAACACGAGAGATTTATATAATGCATGTTGTTAGCAGCAGTATGATGTCATAAGAAGCCACTAATGTATTGTTAACAACACGAGAGATTTTTATAATGTCACTCTTGATTAAGCTTTCCACCATTATTTATTTTCCTAAGCATGTGTGGCCCATGTGCACAAAAACTAATAAGAGAGTATGGAGGACAAGTGTAGAAAAGCAATCAGAGTGAGTATGGAGGACATACCACCACTGAATTGTTTTCCTGAACTGCGACAGGAGTTCAAGAATTTTAAACCTTGGTAGGAATGGAGTCTCTTTCTCAGCATAAAAGTTCATCCCGATGAAATCCCCATTAAAATCAACAAGGGGCCCTCCAACTCCAGTCTAGGAAAAGAATAAAGTGACAGTGAGCCAAGCACAAAGACGTAGAGATGCTCAACAAAGTTTGTATAATTGAAAAAAGGAGTATTTTGCCCCTCCCCCCCACCCAAAAAAAGTCCAATGCATATCATGACacagttatttatttattttcactaTGTATAGAAAGTGAGAAATTAACACCGCACCATAGTAATTTTACATGTGGAGATGGCAAGCTCCTCCCGGTAAGTTCCTTTTGGATTTTCAGTCAACTTCCCAGCTGTGGCCATTAATTTTCCTGAGTTGAAGCAACGCCCTACGGCAACTACTTTACTGTGAGACTCAAATTGCCGCTGATGATCTAGACATGTTACTTTTAGAGAATGGTAGCGAGCGATAGTGATAACCGCGACATTGTATGTCAAATCGTAGAATTCCAACCATCCCAGTTCAAGTGTGTTATCCGGAAGGCGCACTTCAATCTGCATCAATAAGGCAAGGCAACAAGTATATAGCCTGGTTAGCAGAATGATTAACATGATATTAAATAACCAAGCAATAGTGTACAAAAAAAAGTTGGCAGTACCAACCGTCATATCATGAAGGATCTTGGTATCATCATCAATA is from Triticum aestivum cultivar Chinese Spring chromosome 3A, IWGSC CS RefSeq v2.1, whole genome shotgun sequence and encodes:
- the LOC123057807 gene encoding uncharacterized protein, coding for MAEDAIALNGLNGDHHRQFHRSVIPILMYEREGKNPNNPIAVISGIVTVSGGGFCHIIAYKGLLFPNEAHKYRYEIVFPNDMRVDLEHLGMERHGFLAGFYCRVPAGTVDAVHFGIQTTRNQKLKMYGYQVDDVSGRLQNDLTDGRVTHVEKQDQKLGHDCTPSIFSRSGSPVFNQQRQLVGISYKDIGVTKALDVGYITATLPKFCGGDNMPMSDVLERIRLLGEQKFAPPEDMEPSPSP
- the LOC123060114 gene encoding uncharacterized protein isoform X1 codes for the protein MKRAGVHTRSQTKKQKIWTGWRGNSHPDNPFEEEFGSLSNSGQGVWTKLSKEVTSNLAGTVVSLASFADENTVFFACTGIVIANKPTVPTITSFLTSLSLVRSIDDDTKILHDMTIEVRLPDNTLELGWLEFYDLTYNVAVITIARYHSLKVTCLDHQRQFESHSKVVAVGRCFNSGKLMATAGKLTENPKGTYREELAISTCKITMTGVGGPLVDFNGDFIGMNFYAEKETPFLPRFKILELLSQFRKTIQWWATNKEGPGSKIERFPRPYKPDSEDSSRKGEKFKDKKPSICTLCDPECQPGLMDRLLLERKSLWSGRPSYPYFGVATKKELRSNGYPLPVWENVGMRLLNNFEEKFSEDIWGKLERNVASNMSQSVVALASFSGKTRCFACTGIFIDCNGSTTRVLTSASLVRTSDNENKVADNLKIVVCLPDNRHTRGTLQHYSLHYNIAVVHIKNFCCTQTTQIDNQMLIKPQKEVVAIGRVYQSGNLMATSGIVIDKPSKLGCKELKISTCKITKAGIGGPLIDFDGNFIGMNFYGLEEAPYIPVNIIIKVLKNFDAQGTLARDDDDSPNRWPVPKPFWCYPEWHELEEGIDVEEELKYLRQRQQF
- the LOC123060114 gene encoding uncharacterized protein isoform X2, with the translated sequence MKRAGVHTRSQTKKQKIWTGWRGNSHPDNPFEEEFGSLSNSGQGVWTKLSKEVTSNLAGTVVSLASFADENTVFFACTGIVIANKPTVPTITSFLTSLSLVRSIDDDTKILHDMTIEVRLPDNTLELGWLEFYDLTYNVAVITIARYHSLKVTCLDHQRQFESHSKVVAVGRCFNSGKLMATAGKLTENPKGTYREELAISTCKITMTGVGGPLVDFNGDFIGMNFYAEKETPFLPRFKILELLSQFRKTIQWWATNKEGPGSKIERFPRPYKPDSEDSSRKGEKFKDKKPSICTLCDPECQPGLMDRLLLERKSLWSGRPSYPYFGVATKKELRSNGYPLPVWENVGMRLLNNFEEKFSEDIWGKLERNVASNMSQSVVALASFSGKTRCFACTGIFIDCNGSTTRVLTSASLVRTSDNENKVADNLKAGIGGPLIDFDGNFIGMNFYGLEEAPYIPVNIIIKVLKNFDAQGTLARDDDDSPNRWPVPKPFWCYPEWHELEEGIDVEEELKYLRQRQQF